One window of the Leucobacter komagatae genome contains the following:
- a CDS encoding NAD(P)-dependent alcohol dehydrogenase — MKIQAAVATAPSTPLDIRELELDEPRADEVTVRLVASGVCHTDAIVRDQWYPVPLPAVLGHEGSGVVTAVGAGVTDLVVGDKVVLAPASCGVCEQCITGHPQYCVDFYALNFGGSRTDGSSSLSAGGERISSNFFGQSSFATFTNARARNAVKVADDAPLELLGPLGCGIMTGSGAVLNVLRPAPGESIAIFGTGAVGLAGMLAAVAAGATTIIMVDIVPERLEFAKELGATHVVNSREVDPVEQIREITGGRGVQFALDTTGVPQVFAQMTKSLAIRGHGALVGAAKLGTDAPFDIGTLLTSGISISMVVEGDSVPREFIPRLISLYERGLFPFDKLVKQYEFSEINTAFADSESGATIKPVLVF, encoded by the coding sequence GTGAAAATCCAAGCAGCAGTCGCCACAGCTCCGAGCACACCGCTCGATATTCGCGAGCTTGAGCTCGACGAACCGCGCGCAGACGAGGTGACCGTTCGCCTCGTCGCGAGCGGGGTGTGCCACACCGACGCGATCGTTCGCGACCAGTGGTACCCCGTGCCCCTCCCCGCCGTGCTCGGCCACGAGGGCTCGGGCGTGGTGACCGCGGTCGGCGCGGGCGTCACCGACCTCGTCGTCGGCGACAAGGTCGTGCTCGCCCCCGCGTCGTGCGGTGTGTGTGAGCAGTGCATCACGGGCCACCCGCAGTACTGCGTGGACTTCTACGCACTGAACTTCGGTGGCAGTCGTACCGACGGCTCAAGCTCGCTCTCAGCGGGCGGCGAGCGGATTTCGTCGAACTTCTTCGGGCAGTCGTCGTTTGCGACGTTCACGAACGCGCGAGCGCGGAATGCCGTGAAGGTGGCAGACGATGCGCCGCTCGAACTGCTCGGGCCGCTCGGCTGCGGCATCATGACGGGCTCTGGCGCCGTGCTCAACGTGCTTCGCCCGGCGCCGGGTGAGTCGATCGCGATCTTTGGGACGGGCGCGGTCGGGCTTGCCGGCATGCTCGCCGCTGTCGCCGCGGGCGCCACGACAATCATCATGGTTGACATCGTGCCCGAGCGCCTCGAGTTCGCGAAGGAGCTCGGGGCGACGCACGTCGTGAACTCGCGCGAGGTTGACCCCGTCGAGCAGATCCGCGAGATTACGGGCGGGCGCGGGGTGCAGTTCGCGCTTGACACGACCGGGGTGCCGCAGGTGTTCGCGCAGATGACCAAGTCGCTCGCAATTCGCGGGCATGGCGCGCTCGTTGGCGCTGCGAAGCTCGGCACGGACGCGCCGTTCGATATCGGAACGCTCCTCACGAGCGGCATCAGCATCTCGATGGTTGTCGAGGGCGACTCGGTGCCGCGCGAGTTCATTCCCCGGCTCATTTCGCTCTACGAGCGCGGCCTGTTCCCGTTCGACAAGCTTGTGAAGCAGTACGAGTTCTCCGAGATCAACACGGCTTTCGCTGACTCAGAATCGGGCGCGACGATCAAGCCCGTGCTGGTGTTCTAG
- a CDS encoding dihydrolipoamide acetyltransferase family protein — translation MSDMTFPLPDVGEGLTEAEIVTWQVAPGDTVALNQVICEIETAKSLVELPSPFTGVVTELLAEVGETVPVGQPIMRVRPEGAVDQDPAAGDAPAAAAAPPATAPAEPAESAESAEPAAPASAAGAADDEGGAVLVGYGAAGKVRSRRRSGGEPLLSAPPIPVAAASPVIAKPPIRKLAKDLGVDLAQVAGTGIGGEILRDDVVRHGSQASLFRNISTPEVPAVREERIPLKGMRKQIAKAMVTSAFEAPHVGVFVDVDATRTMEFVKRLKASTDFAGIKVSPLLIFAKAMLWAIRRNPEINSTFTETEIIRHHFVNLGIAAATPRGLIVPNIKEAQELSLRELAQAIEQLTITAREGRTQPEEMQRGTITLTNIGVFGMDFGTPILNPGEVAIMAMGTIKEKPWVVDGHVRPRMVTTVGGSFDHRVVDGDVISRFVADVASVLEEPALLLD, via the coding sequence ATGAGCGACATGACGTTCCCCCTCCCCGATGTCGGCGAGGGCCTGACCGAGGCAGAGATTGTCACGTGGCAGGTCGCGCCCGGCGACACTGTCGCGCTCAACCAGGTGATCTGCGAGATCGAGACCGCGAAGTCGCTCGTCGAGCTCCCGTCGCCGTTCACGGGCGTCGTCACCGAGCTACTTGCCGAGGTGGGGGAGACCGTGCCCGTCGGCCAGCCAATCATGCGCGTGCGGCCCGAGGGCGCGGTGGATCAGGATCCCGCCGCCGGTGACGCGCCCGCCGCCGCGGCGGCCCCGCCCGCCACGGCTCCCGCTGAGCCCGCTGAATCGGCTGAATCCGCTGAACCGGCTGCGCCCGCCAGCGCGGCCGGTGCCGCGGACGACGAGGGCGGCGCGGTGCTCGTGGGCTACGGCGCCGCGGGTAAGGTGCGGTCGCGCCGTCGCAGCGGGGGAGAACCGCTGCTCTCGGCGCCTCCGATCCCGGTCGCCGCCGCGTCGCCCGTGATCGCGAAGCCGCCGATTCGGAAGCTCGCGAAGGACCTCGGCGTCGACCTCGCTCAGGTCGCCGGCACCGGCATCGGCGGCGAGATCCTGCGTGACGACGTCGTGCGCCACGGCTCGCAGGCGAGCCTCTTCCGCAACATCTCCACGCCCGAGGTGCCCGCCGTCCGCGAAGAGCGGATCCCGCTCAAGGGCATGCGCAAGCAGATCGCGAAGGCGATGGTCACGAGCGCGTTCGAGGCGCCGCACGTCGGCGTCTTCGTCGACGTCGACGCGACCCGCACGATGGAGTTCGTGAAGCGGCTGAAGGCCTCGACCGACTTCGCCGGCATCAAGGTGTCGCCGCTGCTCATCTTCGCGAAGGCGATGCTGTGGGCGATTCGTCGCAACCCCGAAATCAACTCGACGTTCACCGAGACCGAGATCATTCGCCACCACTTTGTGAACCTCGGGATCGCCGCGGCGACCCCGCGCGGGCTCATCGTGCCGAATATCAAGGAGGCGCAGGAGCTCAGTCTGCGCGAGCTCGCGCAGGCGATCGAGCAGCTCACGATCACGGCGCGCGAGGGCCGCACGCAGCCCGAGGAGATGCAGCGCGGCACGATCACGCTGACGAACATCGGTGTGTTCGGGATGGACTTCGGCACGCCGATCTTGAACCCGGGCGAGGTTGCGATCATGGCCATGGGCACGATCAAGGAAAAGCCGTGGGTTGTCGACGGCCACGTGCGCCCGCGCATGGTGACGACCGTCGGCGGCTCGTTCGATCACCGCGTCGTCGATGGTGACGTGATCTCGCGTTTCGTTGCCGACGTCGCCTCGGTGCTTGAGGAGCCCGCGCTGCTGCTCGACTAG
- a CDS encoding alpha-ketoacid dehydrogenase subunit beta yields the protein MTGSAPTVQATAQPVATLTERTELPLARAINEGLRAAMAADEKVLLMGEDIGPLGGVFRVTDKLQADFGSARVLDTPLAEAGIVGHAIGLAMRGYRPVVEIQFEGFIFPAFNQIVTQLAKITNRHDGKVPMPIVIRVPYGGHIGAVEHHQESPEAYFAHTPGLRVVAPSTPNDAYWMIQQAIQSQDPVLFFEPKAKYWMKGEVDPTAAAAPLHGSRVARAGTDCTIVAFGAMVAAALEAAEVARAEGTSIEVVDLRSVSPVDYGPLLESVRKTGRLVVAQEASGNVSLGSELAAHVAEHAFYSLQAPVLRVSGYDVPFPPARLEGMFLPDADRILEAVDRTMHY from the coding sequence ATGACCGGTTCAGCCCCCACAGTTCAGGCCACGGCGCAGCCTGTGGCGACGCTCACCGAGCGCACAGAACTGCCGCTCGCTCGCGCCATCAACGAGGGGCTCCGCGCCGCGATGGCCGCCGACGAGAAGGTACTGCTCATGGGCGAAGACATCGGCCCGCTCGGCGGCGTCTTCCGCGTAACCGACAAGCTGCAGGCAGACTTCGGTTCGGCGCGGGTGCTCGACACGCCGCTCGCAGAGGCCGGCATCGTCGGTCACGCGATCGGGCTCGCAATGCGCGGCTACCGGCCGGTCGTCGAGATTCAGTTCGAGGGATTCATCTTCCCGGCGTTTAACCAGATCGTCACGCAGCTCGCGAAGATCACGAACAGGCACGACGGCAAGGTGCCGATGCCCATCGTCATTCGCGTGCCCTACGGCGGGCATATTGGGGCTGTCGAGCACCACCAGGAGAGCCCCGAAGCCTACTTCGCGCACACCCCGGGGCTCCGGGTCGTCGCGCCGTCGACGCCGAATGACGCCTACTGGATGATTCAGCAGGCGATCCAATCGCAGGATCCGGTCCTGTTCTTCGAACCGAAGGCGAAGTACTGGATGAAGGGCGAGGTCGACCCGACCGCGGCGGCGGCCCCCCTCCACGGCAGCCGCGTCGCGCGCGCGGGCACCGACTGCACGATCGTCGCGTTCGGTGCGATGGTGGCCGCTGCGCTCGAGGCGGCCGAGGTCGCGCGCGCCGAGGGCACGAGCATCGAGGTCGTCGACCTGCGCAGTGTTTCTCCCGTGGACTACGGCCCGCTGCTCGAGTCCGTGCGCAAGACGGGCCGCCTCGTCGTTGCGCAGGAGGCGTCGGGCAACGTCAGCCTGGGTAGCGAGCTCGCGGCGCACGTCGCCGAGCATGCGTTCTACTCGCTGCAGGCCCCCGTGCTTCGCGTCTCGGGTTACGACGTACCGTTCCCGCCCGCGCGACTCGAGGGCATGTTCCTGCCCGACGCAGACCGTATCCTCGAAGCAGTCGACCGCACGATGCACTACTGA
- a CDS encoding thiamine pyrophosphate-dependent enzyme, protein MSQTPKLAVDMVDPDPIRFLDAEGRYSPSSSAADYAAELDGVGIEEFQQWYRDMVETRAFDTEATHLQRQGQLALWVPSIGQEGCQVGLAHATEPQDHIFPAYREHTVAKVRGVSFVELLKLFRGFTHGGWDVTDPANGNFHLYTLVLAAQAQHANGYALGQLLDAKLRAGSSALDAGEQGIATGEATMAFYGDGTSSQGDANEALIFAASYQTPSVFVVQNNGWAISVPFERQSRTPLYRRALGFGMRAVQIDGNDPLAAFAVGRRFMRLAREGGGPGYIEALTYRIGAHTTSDDPTRYREKAELEAWRDRDPVERMEAYLRELGVDEAFFAEVAEQADREAKRVRDAILQLPPPDADSMFAHVYTEAHPRIEEQRTWLERYESSFEADEEITA, encoded by the coding sequence ATGAGCCAGACCCCAAAGCTCGCCGTTGACATGGTGGATCCTGATCCGATTCGTTTCCTCGACGCCGAAGGTCGGTACTCCCCATCAAGCTCCGCAGCCGACTACGCAGCGGAGCTTGATGGCGTTGGTATCGAAGAGTTTCAGCAGTGGTACCGCGACATGGTTGAGACTCGCGCGTTCGACACCGAAGCGACTCACTTGCAGCGTCAGGGCCAGCTCGCGCTGTGGGTGCCGAGCATCGGCCAGGAGGGCTGCCAGGTCGGCCTCGCGCACGCGACCGAGCCGCAGGATCACATCTTCCCCGCCTATCGCGAGCACACGGTCGCGAAGGTGCGAGGTGTGAGCTTCGTCGAACTGCTGAAGCTGTTCCGCGGCTTCACGCACGGGGGCTGGGACGTGACAGACCCCGCGAACGGAAACTTCCACCTCTACACGCTCGTGCTCGCCGCGCAGGCGCAGCACGCGAACGGTTACGCGCTCGGGCAGCTGCTCGACGCGAAGCTGCGCGCGGGGTCGAGCGCACTCGACGCCGGTGAACAGGGGATCGCCACGGGCGAGGCCACGATGGCGTTCTATGGCGACGGCACGTCGAGCCAGGGTGACGCGAACGAGGCGCTGATCTTCGCCGCGAGCTACCAGACCCCCTCCGTCTTCGTCGTGCAGAACAACGGCTGGGCGATCTCGGTGCCGTTCGAGCGTCAGAGCCGCACCCCGCTCTACCGGCGAGCGCTCGGCTTCGGGATGCGCGCCGTGCAGATCGACGGCAACGACCCGCTCGCCGCGTTCGCGGTCGGGCGCCGGTTCATGCGCCTCGCCCGCGAGGGTGGGGGCCCCGGCTACATCGAGGCGCTCACCTACCGGATTGGTGCGCACACCACGAGTGATGACCCGACCCGCTACCGCGAGAAGGCAGAGCTCGAAGCGTGGCGCGACCGCGACCCCGTCGAGCGGATGGAGGCGTACCTGCGCGAGTTGGGCGTTGACGAGGCGTTCTTCGCTGAAGTCGCGGAACAAGCCGACCGCGAGGCAAAGCGGGTGCGCGACGCGATTCTGCAGCTGCCACCGCCCGACGCGGACTCGATGTTCGCGCACGTCTACACGGAGGCGCACCCGCGCATCGAGGAGCAGCGCACCTGGCTCGAGCGATACGAGTCGTCGTTCGAGGCCGACGAGGAGATCACAGCATGA
- a CDS encoding phage holin family protein produces MRSIMRVLVSTFALWLTTLIVGGSGPRGFWIEPINDDPYSPLITMLLVALVFGLVNGTLGKLVRFVSIPLYIITLGLFGLIVNGILISVIAWLSDLAGFGLNVDGFWWGVLGAVVMSVLASIMNALLGTNRKKKR; encoded by the coding sequence ATGCGGTCAATCATGCGAGTACTTGTCAGCACGTTCGCGCTGTGGCTCACGACGCTCATCGTCGGCGGGTCGGGCCCGCGCGGCTTCTGGATCGAGCCGATTAACGACGACCCGTATTCACCCCTCATCACGATGCTGCTCGTCGCGCTCGTGTTCGGGCTCGTGAACGGTACCCTCGGCAAGCTCGTGCGCTTCGTCTCGATTCCGCTCTACATCATCACGCTCGGCCTGTTCGGGCTCATCGTGAACGGCATCCTTATCTCGGTCATCGCGTGGCTGTCAGACCTGGCCGGCTTCGGCCTGAACGTCGACGGGTTCTGGTGGGGCGTGCTCGGCGCAGTCGTCATGTCGGTGCTCGCGAGCATCATGAACGCGCTGCTCGGTACCAACCGCAAGAAGAAGCGCTAA
- a CDS encoding PIN domain-containing protein: MNVPLVSCDTSVLVAALLPAHEAHERCRAAVRRVNAVPSQVLLETYRVLTSLPGRDRVPAQQAAEALGALQWRVLQPQLEDTIVLIAKLARAGRGGGAVYDAHIAASCAANGATLVTRDRRAAPSYALFDVAYELV, translated from the coding sequence ATGAACGTACCGCTCGTTTCGTGTGACACAAGCGTGCTCGTGGCGGCGCTCCTTCCCGCTCACGAGGCGCATGAGCGGTGCCGCGCCGCGGTGCGCAGGGTGAACGCAGTCCCGAGCCAGGTGCTACTCGAAACCTACCGAGTGCTCACCTCCCTGCCGGGGCGCGACCGCGTGCCCGCACAGCAGGCGGCGGAGGCCTTGGGTGCGCTTCAGTGGCGGGTATTGCAGCCCCAGCTAGAGGACACGATCGTGCTCATCGCGAAGCTCGCGCGGGCGGGCCGCGGCGGCGGTGCCGTGTATGACGCGCACATCGCCGCGAGTTGCGCTGCGAACGGCGCGACGCTCGTCACTCGCGACAGGCGCGCCGCCCCGAGCTATGCGCTGTTCGACGTCGCCTACGAACTCGTCTGA
- a CDS encoding AbrB/MazE/SpoVT family DNA-binding domain-containing protein has product MITTIDKAGRIVVPKRLRDEMGLTPQTPLRIDLVEGKIVIEFEPTAHEVDTSDGLPIIRSERDPGATPITDALVREVLEEGRDERTARFV; this is encoded by the coding sequence ATGATCACTACCATCGACAAGGCCGGCCGCATCGTCGTACCGAAGCGCCTCCGCGATGAGATGGGCCTCACGCCCCAGACCCCGCTGCGCATCGACCTCGTTGAGGGGAAGATCGTCATCGAGTTCGAGCCAACGGCGCACGAAGTAGATACCTCCGATGGGCTCCCGATCATCCGGAGCGAGCGCGACCCGGGCGCGACCCCGATCACTGACGCGCTCGTCCGAGAGGTGTTGGAGGAGGGGAGAGATGAACGTACCGCTCGTTTCGTGTGA
- the purB gene encoding adenylosuccinate lyase, with protein sequence MTSLPPQPISPLDGRYRKAVEGLGDTLSEAGLNKARVHVEVEWLAYLTSHSLLGGTPMGDDQLASLREWAQNFGQAEIDELAETEKTTQHDVKAVEYLVRARLESQGLGHLAELTHVCCTSEDINNLSYALTVKQAVADVWRPKFVAVIDELERQAQGYRDLAMMSRTHGQPATPTTLGKEIAVFVHRLRRQLRQIDQVEYLGKFSGATGTFAAHLAADPSADWETISREFVEGLGLTWNPLTTQIESHDWQAELYSRMAHANRILHNLATDVWSYISIGYFRQTPVAGATGSSTMPHKVNPIRFENAEANLELSNALLDSLAETLVTSRWQRDLTDSSAQRNIGVAFGHSVLALDNILKGLGQIDAAPEVLAADLDSNWEVLGEAIQTVIRAEVTAGRSTISDPYAALKELTRGRRIGQAELVEFVEGLEIGDEAKQRLLALTPAGYVGSAAKLLSYL encoded by the coding sequence ATGACGAGCCTGCCCCCGCAGCCCATCAGCCCCCTCGACGGACGCTACCGGAAGGCGGTCGAAGGGCTCGGCGATACGCTCTCCGAGGCCGGCCTGAACAAGGCGCGCGTGCACGTTGAGGTCGAGTGGCTCGCCTACCTGACGTCACACTCGCTGCTCGGCGGCACCCCGATGGGTGACGACCAGCTCGCCTCGCTGCGCGAGTGGGCTCAGAACTTCGGCCAGGCCGAGATCGACGAGCTCGCGGAGACCGAGAAGACCACCCAGCACGACGTGAAGGCCGTCGAGTACCTCGTGCGCGCCCGCCTCGAGTCACAGGGCCTCGGCCACCTCGCCGAGCTCACGCACGTGTGCTGCACGAGCGAAGACATCAACAACCTCTCATACGCGCTCACCGTGAAGCAGGCCGTCGCGGATGTCTGGCGACCGAAGTTCGTGGCCGTGATCGACGAGCTCGAGCGCCAGGCGCAGGGCTACCGCGACCTCGCGATGATGAGCCGCACGCACGGCCAGCCCGCGACCCCGACGACGCTCGGCAAGGAGATCGCGGTCTTCGTGCACCGCCTGCGCCGCCAGCTGCGCCAGATCGACCAGGTCGAGTACCTCGGCAAGTTCTCGGGCGCGACGGGCACGTTCGCCGCGCACCTCGCTGCAGACCCGAGCGCTGACTGGGAGACGATCTCGCGCGAGTTCGTCGAGGGCCTCGGCCTCACCTGGAACCCGCTCACCACGCAGATCGAGTCGCACGACTGGCAGGCCGAGCTCTACTCGCGGATGGCGCACGCAAACCGCATCCTTCACAACCTCGCAACCGATGTGTGGAGCTACATCTCGATCGGCTACTTCCGGCAGACCCCCGTGGCCGGCGCAACCGGCTCATCGACGATGCCGCACAAGGTCAACCCGATCCGCTTCGAGAACGCAGAGGCGAACCTCGAGCTTTCGAACGCGCTCCTCGATTCGCTCGCCGAGACGCTCGTGACGAGCCGCTGGCAGCGCGACCTGACCGACTCGTCGGCGCAGCGCAACATCGGCGTCGCGTTCGGCCACTCGGTTCTGGCGCTCGACAACATCCTCAAGGGGCTCGGGCAGATTGACGCCGCCCCCGAGGTGCTCGCCGCAGACCTCGATTCGAACTGGGAGGTGCTCGGTGAGGCGATCCAGACCGTGATTCGCGCCGAGGTCACTGCGGGCCGCTCGACGATCAGCGACCCCTACGCCGCGCTCAAGGAACTCACCCGGGGCCGCCGCATCGGCCAGGCCGAACTCGTCGAGTTCGTCGAGGGCCTCGAGATCGGTGACGAGGCGAAGCAGCGCCTCCTCGCGCTCACGCCCGCCGGTTACGTCGGCAGCGCTGCGAAACTTCTCAGCTACCTCTGA
- a CDS encoding siderophore-interacting protein: MTQAARFQRERTMYRFTAREVTVKAVSRPVPSIARVTLAGPDLYDFESTGPGDHAKIFFPHPFTGELLAPTAVGPGEDGIVRPDGQTFGRDFTPLNVRDEDGGRVFDLDFFLHDDPGPASAWAEKAAVGDKIVVVGPRGTQSIPTGITSLLCLVDPTALPATVRWINGLPDATEIEVIADVDYDALDWVEEYLREGTGREILVREPLGGLDQALLDSEVTDETFVFAAGDANRLIPLRRVIRDELGLPRAQYQISGYWRRGEANFDHHGPIDPNDPESVED, from the coding sequence ATGACTCAGGCAGCACGGTTCCAGCGCGAACGCACGATGTATCGGTTCACCGCACGTGAGGTGACGGTGAAGGCCGTCTCGCGGCCGGTTCCGAGCATCGCCAGGGTGACACTCGCCGGGCCCGACCTGTACGACTTCGAGTCGACCGGGCCCGGCGATCACGCCAAGATCTTCTTCCCGCACCCGTTCACGGGCGAGCTGCTGGCGCCCACCGCGGTCGGCCCCGGCGAGGACGGGATCGTGCGCCCCGACGGCCAGACCTTTGGGCGCGATTTCACTCCCTTGAATGTGCGCGATGAAGACGGTGGGCGCGTGTTCGACCTCGACTTCTTCCTGCACGACGACCCCGGGCCCGCTTCGGCCTGGGCAGAGAAGGCCGCTGTTGGCGACAAGATCGTCGTCGTCGGCCCGCGGGGCACCCAGAGTATCCCCACCGGCATCACGTCGCTCCTGTGTCTCGTGGACCCGACAGCGCTCCCCGCGACCGTGCGCTGGATCAACGGGCTTCCCGACGCCACGGAGATTGAGGTCATCGCCGACGTCGACTACGACGCGCTCGACTGGGTCGAGGAGTACCTCAGGGAGGGAACTGGGCGCGAGATCCTGGTCCGCGAACCCCTCGGCGGGCTCGACCAGGCGCTGCTTGACAGCGAGGTCACCGACGAGACGTTCGTGTTCGCCGCTGGCGACGCGAACCGCCTCATCCCGCTGCGGCGCGTGATTCGCGACGAGCTCGGGCTTCCCCGCGCGCAGTACCAGATCAGCGGGTACTGGCGCCGAGGTGAAGCGAACTTCGACCATCACGGGCCGATTGACCCGAACGACCCCGAGTCAGTCGAGGATTAG
- a CDS encoding ABC transporter ATP-binding protein: MTNPSDQTPHDPITPSRRERLKPLELLGFAGVLGVFAGLTVLMASRSIVLALIFTAIAFIVSLVFVALLGLGGKPSEEDLEARKDLKKPEGDWH; the protein is encoded by the coding sequence ATGACGAACCCCTCTGACCAGACACCCCACGACCCGATCACGCCGTCGCGTCGCGAGCGGTTGAAGCCCCTCGAGCTCCTCGGTTTCGCGGGAGTGCTCGGGGTGTTCGCTGGCCTCACTGTGCTCATGGCGTCGCGCTCGATTGTGCTCGCGCTCATCTTCACGGCGATCGCCTTCATCGTGTCGCTCGTGTTCGTCGCTCTGCTTGGGCTCGGCGGGAAGCCGAGCGAGGAGGATCTCGAGGCGCGCAAGGACCTCAAGAAGCCCGAAGGCGACTGGCACTAG
- the dnaB gene encoding replicative DNA helicase: MSIAHLGIASPEEEQRGADYERTPPYDLLAEQSAIGGMLLSKDAVADVTGVLRGSDFYVPKHEVIYEAVLSLYSQGEPTDVITVTDALSKAGDLQRAGGAEYLHTLTSIVPTAANAGFYADIVGEKALLRRLVEAGTRIVQMGYAGEGEALDLVNVAQSEIYGVTGESQSEDYVPLSLAVDAAMEEIHKATSQPDGMLGVPTGFSELDAMTNGFAGGQMIIIAARPAMGKSTLALDVARHASVHALAPTVFFSLEMGRAEIAMRLLAAEASIPMQTLRKGALDSRDFQKLAATQARISESPLYIDDSPNLTLVEIRAKCRRLKQQHGLKMVVIDYLQLLSSGKKVESRQQEVSEFSRALKLLSKELDVPVIALSQLNRASEQRADKMPAISDLRESGSLEQDADMVILLHREAASDRDHPRAGEADFILAKQRNGPTGTVTVAFQGHYSRFQDMPQGM, translated from the coding sequence TTGTCGATCGCGCACCTAGGCATCGCGTCACCCGAGGAAGAGCAGCGGGGGGCCGACTACGAACGAACGCCCCCGTACGACCTGCTCGCTGAGCAGAGCGCCATCGGCGGCATGCTGCTCTCAAAGGACGCGGTTGCGGACGTAACCGGTGTGCTGCGCGGGTCCGATTTCTACGTGCCCAAGCACGAGGTGATCTACGAGGCAGTGCTGTCGCTGTACTCGCAGGGCGAACCAACCGATGTCATCACCGTCACCGACGCCCTGTCGAAGGCGGGCGATCTGCAGCGTGCTGGTGGCGCCGAGTACCTCCACACGCTCACGAGTATCGTGCCGACCGCCGCGAACGCCGGCTTCTACGCCGACATCGTTGGCGAGAAGGCGCTGCTGCGCCGCCTCGTCGAAGCCGGCACCCGCATCGTGCAGATGGGCTACGCCGGTGAGGGCGAGGCGCTCGACCTCGTCAACGTCGCCCAGTCCGAAATCTACGGTGTCACGGGTGAATCGCAGAGCGAAGACTACGTACCGCTCTCGCTCGCCGTCGACGCGGCCATGGAAGAGATCCACAAGGCCACCTCGCAGCCCGATGGGATGCTCGGCGTGCCGACGGGCTTCAGCGAGCTCGACGCGATGACGAACGGGTTCGCGGGTGGCCAGATGATCATCATCGCGGCACGACCGGCAATGGGTAAGTCGACCCTCGCTCTCGACGTCGCACGACACGCCTCGGTGCATGCTCTCGCCCCGACAGTGTTCTTCTCGCTCGAGATGGGGCGAGCCGAGATCGCGATGCGTTTGCTCGCGGCTGAGGCCTCGATCCCGATGCAGACCCTCAGAAAGGGCGCGCTCGATAGCCGCGACTTCCAAAAGCTTGCAGCCACCCAGGCGCGCATCTCAGAGTCGCCGCTCTACATTGACGATAGCCCGAACCTCACGCTCGTCGAGATTCGCGCGAAGTGCCGCCGTCTAAAGCAGCAGCACGGGCTCAAGATGGTGGTCATTGACTACCTGCAGCTGCTCTCCAGCGGCAAGAAGGTCGAAAGCCGTCAGCAAGAGGTGAGTGAGTTCTCGCGTGCCCTGAAGCTGCTGTCGAAAGAGCTCGATGTGCCCGTGATCGCGCTGTCGCAGCTGAACCGTGCCTCGGAGCAGCGCGCTGACAAGATGCCCGCGATCAGCGACCTTCGTGAATCGGGCTCGCTTGAGCAAGACGCGGATATGGTCATCCTGCTGCACCGTGAGGCCGCGAGCGATCGCGACCACCCGCGAGCCGGCGAAGCGGACTTCATTCTTGCCAAGCAGCGTAACGGCCCGACGGGCACGGTCACGGTGGCGTTCCAGGGCCACTACTCGCGCTTCCAAGACATGCCGCAGGGCATGTAG
- the rplI gene encoding 50S ribosomal protein L9 — MAKVILTHEVRGLGSAGDVVEVKNGYARNYLVPQGYAVHWTRGGAAQVAQLQAAREARALASVEDAQALKASLEANKIRLHSKAGVGGRLFGAIKPAAVAAAVSEAGLGEVDKRKISLPSIKSTGEYPATIHLHEGVDAEVTLQVITLR, encoded by the coding sequence ATGGCGAAAGTAATTCTCACGCACGAGGTCCGTGGCCTCGGTTCTGCAGGCGACGTCGTAGAGGTCAAGAACGGCTACGCACGTAACTACCTCGTTCCGCAGGGCTACGCGGTGCACTGGACCCGCGGTGGCGCGGCTCAGGTCGCACAGCTCCAGGCTGCTCGCGAGGCACGCGCTCTCGCTTCGGTCGAGGACGCACAGGCACTCAAGGCTTCGCTCGAGGCCAACAAGATCCGTCTTCACTCCAAGGCTGGGGTTGGCGGGCGTCTCTTCGGCGCGATCAAGCCGGCTGCTGTTGCAGCTGCCGTCTCCGAGGCTGGCCTCGGCGAGGTTGACAAGCGCAAGATCTCGCTGCCGTCGATCAAGTCGACCGGCGAGTACCCCGCGACGATTCACCTCCACGAAGGTGTCGACGCAGAGGTCACGCTGCAGGTCATCACGCTGCGCTAA
- the rpsR gene encoding 30S ribosomal protein S18, whose amino-acid sequence MAGKSSGAGRKPARGKNAKAAAPAKKQTVGVIDYKDVQTLRKFISERGKIRARRITGVSVQEQRLIAKAVKNAREMALLPYAGSGR is encoded by the coding sequence ATGGCAGGCAAGTCAAGCGGCGCAGGCCGCAAGCCGGCTCGCGGCAAGAACGCGAAGGCGGCAGCACCCGCGAAGAAGCAGACCGTTGGCGTCATTGATTACAAGGACGTCCAGACGCTTCGCAAGTTCATTTCAGAGCGTGGAAAGATCCGCGCCCGCCGTATCACCGGCGTGTCCGTTCAGGAGCAGCGTTTGATCGCGAAGGCAGTGAAGAATGCCCGCGAGATGGCTCTCCTCCCCTACGCCGGTTCCGGCCGCTAA